In Xenorhabdus griffiniae, the genomic window GGAAATTAATCGCGGAAATTAGTAAACTGGAAAGGCTGCCCCAATTCTGCACCACGAACCAATGCCATGACACTTTGCAAATCATCGCGCGCCTTACCTGTTACTCGCACTTGCTCACCCTGAATTTGGGCCTGTACCTTTAGCTTACTGTCTTTAATCAGCTTCACGATCTTTTTCGCTAACGGCGTATCGATACCTTGCAATAAGGTTGCTTCTACACTGTACGTTTTACCGCTATGAACCATATTTTCAGGAATATTAATTACAGAACCATCAATTCCGCGTTTGGCGAACTTTTCACGCAGAATATCGACGAGTTGGTTCACCTGAAAATCAGATTCGCTGGCAATTTTGATCGATTCATTCTTTTCGTTTAATTCAAAGCTCGCAGGAACGTTACGAAAATCCCAACGATTGCTTAACTCACGCTGTGCGTTTTCTACTGCATTACGCACTTCTTGCATATCAACTTCAGAAACAATATCAAATGATGGCATTACCCGTCACCTCCAGCTAATCAATAAATCGGCATGATAACCGCTTTCCATTATTGGCAAAAGCTCTATACTCGGAAGCCCTACGCTCTTTTTGCAATTATCCTATTTCCAGATCAGGAAGAAATATGAAAATAACCGTTCTTGGCTGTGGTGCTATAGGTAAACTGTGGCTTGCTGCTTTATCACAACAGAATCATAGTGTTCAGGGATGGCTAAGGGTTCCACAGTCTGTTATTTCCGTCCAGATCGAAAACTTTAATGGACAGGCTTTTAATCAACAATTTCCTACCAACGACGAAAAACATCTTGCTGAAAGTAAGTTACTCCTCGTCTGTCTAAAAGCGTGGCAAGTTTCTGACGCAATCAATCACCTTGCTGACAAACTGTCTCCTCATTGCCCCATCCTGTTATTGCATAATGGAATGGGAACCCAGGAAGAATTTGCGCCTCTGCCAAACCCCATTTTACTTGGCGTCACTACGCATGGAGCTTATCGAAAAAATGGCATTGTGCACTATAAATCACAGGGGATAACTCACATTGGTGCCATAACAGCTAATGCCACCAAACTCAGCAATCTGGCTGATGTTTTACACAGCGCCCTGCCCGATGTAGCATGGCACAATGAAATACATGCTATCAGTTGGATGAAACTTGCTGTCAACTGTGTCATTAATCCCCTCTCCGTCATCTATGACTGTAAGAATGGTGACTTACGACATCACCAGGCACAAATTCAGGCATTATGTGGCGAAATTTACCAGGTTATGAAACATGACAGTATTCATACAGCCAAACAAACATTGATTGATTACGTCATGGACGTGATTGAACAAACCGCTGAAAATTATTCATCCATGCTGCAAGATATACGGGCACAGCGACATACCGAAATAGACTACATCACCGGTTTTTTAATGCGTCGAGCCCGTGTTCACGGTGTACCAATTACAGAAAATATTTCTGTTTATCAATATATTAAACGCAAGGAGGAAGAATATGAGCGTCTCAGCCCTTATTTGTCTCGCCCACGGTAGTGAAGAAACCGAAGCTGTCACGACAATTGATTTACTTGTTCGAGCAGGCGTTAAGGTTACCGTAGCCAGTACGGAATCCGATGGTTCCCTCACCTTAACCTGCTCACGCGGTGTCAAAATCCTTGCTGATGCTCCCTTGGTTAATGTCGTTGACGAAGATTTTGACGCCATCATTCTGCCGGGGGGCATAAAAGGTGCAGAGTGTTTTCGTGACAGCTTACTGGTAGTGGAAAAAATTCGAACCGCCCAAAGTCAGGGAAAAATCATTGCGGCAATCTGTGCTTCTCCAGCGATCGTATTGGAATATCATCAACTTTTCCCTGTCGGCAATATGACTGGCTATCCCAGTATGCAGGATAAGATTGCACCAGAAAAATGGATTGATAAACGGGTTTATTTTGACGAAAGGGTTAATTTACTGACCAGCCAAGGGCCTGCTACTGCTTTTGACTTCGCCTTGAAACTGATTGAATTGTTGAAAGGAAAAGAAAAAGCCGCAGAAGTTGCTGCACAACTTATCTTACCCCCCGGCATTAATAATTACCAAAACATCCAGTAATTACCCCATCCTATAAAGGGGGAAGAAGATACAACATAGGCTGCCTATCGGAATCAATTCCATAAGCAGCCTTGTGCTTTCACAATAAATTAAGGCCGATACACCTTCACATTACCGAAACCTTGTTCACGCAGATAAAGCGCCTGTAAACGGCTCATCACACCACGCTCACAATAAAGCAGATAAGTTTTTTCTTTCGGCAGATCCCCAAACTGGGTGCCCAGTTTATAGAAAGGCAATGACTGAATTTCAATACCCTCTATATTTAACGGACGGTTATCCTGCTCATCGGGAGAACGGATATCCAATAACACATCATTAGAGGAAAATGCAGATACCATTTCCACTTCCACCACTTGCTCACTGGATTGCTCTGCTATTTGGCGGATATCCAGATTCTGGGCTTCACTAACCACACGTTCTAAGATCTCGAAGTCAAAATTGCTTTCTTCTGCTTCAATTTTGGCTTTAACGGCTTTCACTGTTGGACTTTTTGAGATAACCCCACAAAATTCCGGCATCGTGCGAGCAAAATCTTCGGTGCCAATCTCACGGGCTAGCTTAATAATGTGTTCTTTATCATGGGAAATCAGAGGACGGAGGATCAACGTATCTGAAACATTGTCAATCAACCTTAAGTTAGTCAAAGTCTGGCTAGACACCTGCCCCAGAGCCTCACCGGTTACAATCGCCTGTACACCATAGCGTTCTGCAACCCTGGAAGCCGCTCTGACCATCATTCTTTTCAGCACAACCCCCATCTGCCCGTCATCAACTTTTTCCAGAATTTCAGCCACGACAGGTTCAAAATTGACAGCAACGAAACGGACTTTATGCGAGCTGCCAAATCGGTTCCACAAATAATGGGCAACCTGCTTTACGCCAATTTCATGGGCTGCGCCACCGAGATTAAAGAAACAGTAGTGCACGCGGCAGCCACGACGCATCAGCATATAGCTGGAAACACCGGAATCAAATCCACCGGAAATCAATGACAGAACATCTTCCTGCGTACCGATAGGAAAGCCGCCAATCCCTTCATGACGGGCTTTAACCAGAATCAGCTTATCCTGATCAATTTCCAGATTCACGGTGACATCAGGTTTGGTCAATTTCACCTTGGCTGATTCAATATGCTGGTTCAAGCCGCCACCAACATAGCGTTCAACTTCATTGGATGTAAAACTGTGTTTACCACGGCGCTTTACGCGAACACAAAACGTTTTACCCTGCAGTAAATGACAGTAAGTTTCGTAGGTTTGTTCAAAGATATGATGCAGATCACGAAAATCTCGTTCTTCTACTTGCAGGATATGGTGAATACCTGGAATACGTGTCAGTGCGTCACAAATTTCCGTACCGAGGTTATCATCTTTAACCCGAACTTCGATATTATCCCAATGGCGAACCACAGCAATGCCTTCTCCGAAGGTTTTCAACACATTGCGGATATTGCTGGCAAGAATTTTAATAAAGCGCAACCGGACGGTCTGGCTCTTAATCGTAATTTCTGGGAATAATTTAATGATAAACTTCATAATAAGATATAGTAGTCATTCAATGTTGAACTATCATCAACAACATCAATGATTGTTCTTAAGTGTTCAGTTGGATAGGGCGCAGAGTATAACACCATCTGGCTTATCACCTGTAAAAAATCGACTGCAAAAACCGACTATAAAAAAATAGTGGTAACACATGATTTATTTTTCTCGGTGTAGTAGGGTACTCAGCAATTCTGTCACGAACTTGCTTTGCTGTAATTCGTTAAATAACCATATGTTAAGTCATTATGCCTAAAGCAAATCAAACATCAGCAACCGAACAAATGCCAGCATTCGAAACCTCTCTTAAAGAGTTAGAGGAAATTGTTATTCGACTGGAATCCGGGGAACTCCCATTAGAAGATGCGTTGAATGAATTTGAACGTGGTATTCAACTTGCAAGACAAGGACAGAAAACGCTTCAACAGGCGGAGCAACGAGTGCAAATTTTACTAAACCATGATGCACAATCGCCTCTTGATGAATTTTCGTCCGACGCTGAGTAAATTTATGTCTGAACAATATAAGGCTCTTTTTGAAGAGCAATCTTTTGAAGAAAGGCTGAGTGCTTGTCAGCAACACATTAATGCCAAACTGATGGCAATATTTTCTTCATTGCCCTTTTTAAACAGCCCATTAGGTACAGCAATGCAATATGGTGCTGTACTGGGTGGAAAACGGCTACGTCCATTTTTAGTTTACAGCGTGGGAGAAATATTTGGCTTCCCTAAAACGAGTCTTGATGCCGCAGCCATCGCGATAGAGTGCATTCATGCCTATTCATTGATCCACGATGATTTACCCGCAATGGATAACGACGATTTACGTCGTGGGCAGCCTACCTGTCATATCAAATTTGGTGAAAGTCAGGCTATTTTAGCCGGTGATGCCTTACAATCTCTGGCTTTTGAGATCCTGGCAAAACAGGATATGCCCAATGTGACCTTATCTGATCGCCTTGCTATGATCGCTGAACTGGCAAGCGCCAGTGGCTTTGCCGGCATGTGTGG contains:
- a CDS encoding YajQ family cyclic di-GMP-binding protein, whose amino-acid sequence is MPSFDIVSEVDMQEVRNAVENAQRELSNRWDFRNVPASFELNEKNESIKIASESDFQVNQLVDILREKFAKRGIDGSVINIPENMVHSGKTYSVEATLLQGIDTPLAKKIVKLIKDSKLKVQAQIQGEQVRVTGKARDDLQSVMALVRGAELGQPFQFTNFRD
- the panE gene encoding 2-dehydropantoate 2-reductase; its protein translation is MKITVLGCGAIGKLWLAALSQQNHSVQGWLRVPQSVISVQIENFNGQAFNQQFPTNDEKHLAESKLLLVCLKAWQVSDAINHLADKLSPHCPILLLHNGMGTQEEFAPLPNPILLGVTTHGAYRKNGIVHYKSQGITHIGAITANATKLSNLADVLHSALPDVAWHNEIHAISWMKLAVNCVINPLSVIYDCKNGDLRHHQAQIQALCGEIYQVMKHDSIHTAKQTLIDYVMDVIEQTAENYSSMLQDIRAQRHTEIDYITGFLMRRARVHGVPITENISVYQYIKRKEEEYERLSPYLSRPR
- the yajL gene encoding protein deglycase YajL, yielding MSVSALICLAHGSEETEAVTTIDLLVRAGVKVTVASTESDGSLTLTCSRGVKILADAPLVNVVDEDFDAIILPGGIKGAECFRDSLLVVEKIRTAQSQGKIIAAICASPAIVLEYHQLFPVGNMTGYPSMQDKIAPEKWIDKRVYFDERVNLLTSQGPATAFDFALKLIELLKGKEKAAEVAAQLILPPGINNYQNIQ
- the thiI gene encoding tRNA uracil 4-sulfurtransferase ThiI; this encodes MKFIIKLFPEITIKSQTVRLRFIKILASNIRNVLKTFGEGIAVVRHWDNIEVRVKDDNLGTEICDALTRIPGIHHILQVEERDFRDLHHIFEQTYETYCHLLQGKTFCVRVKRRGKHSFTSNEVERYVGGGLNQHIESAKVKLTKPDVTVNLEIDQDKLILVKARHEGIGGFPIGTQEDVLSLISGGFDSGVSSYMLMRRGCRVHYCFFNLGGAAHEIGVKQVAHYLWNRFGSSHKVRFVAVNFEPVVAEILEKVDDGQMGVVLKRMMVRAASRVAERYGVQAIVTGEALGQVSSQTLTNLRLIDNVSDTLILRPLISHDKEHIIKLAREIGTEDFARTMPEFCGVISKSPTVKAVKAKIEAEESNFDFEILERVVSEAQNLDIRQIAEQSSEQVVEVEMVSAFSSNDVLLDIRSPDEQDNRPLNIEGIEIQSLPFYKLGTQFGDLPKEKTYLLYCERGVMSRLQALYLREQGFGNVKVYRP
- the xseB gene encoding exodeoxyribonuclease VII small subunit, with the translated sequence MPKANQTSATEQMPAFETSLKELEEIVIRLESGELPLEDALNEFERGIQLARQGQKTLQQAEQRVQILLNHDAQSPLDEFSSDAE
- the ispA gene encoding (2E,6E)-farnesyl diphosphate synthase: MSEQYKALFEEQSFEERLSACQQHINAKLMAIFSSLPFLNSPLGTAMQYGAVLGGKRLRPFLVYSVGEIFGFPKTSLDAAAIAIECIHAYSLIHDDLPAMDNDDLRRGQPTCHIKFGESQAILAGDALQSLAFEILAKQDMPNVTLSDRLAMIAELASASGFAGMCGGQSLDLEAEGKQIDLASLEQIHQHKTGALIRSAVRLGAYSAGQRGREVLPLLEQYAQAIGLAFQVHDDILDVIGNTEVIGKRQGNDQQLGKNTYPALLGLEQAQQKARDLYEEALAALTELEKRSYNTATLKKLAGFIIERNS